The sequence ACTGGCTGAGCAGTGGCATCGCGAATACGGCGTCGAATACGAATCGCTCGACGCCGCCCGCCTGCAACAGATGGAGCCCGACCTCGACCGCAGCCTGATTGGCGCATTGCGCTACACGGCGTCCGATTCCGTCAGCGATCCGAACGCGCTTGTCACGGCCTACGCAAAATACTTCGCACAGCTCGGCGGGCTTTTTTTCATCGGCGACGCGAATTCGCTGCGCGATCATTGGCAAGTGGATACGGCTGCGGGCACGCTCACGGCGGCGTCGGCGGTGGTCGCGTTGGGTCCGTGGTCGGATCAGGTGAGTTCACGGCTGGGCTATCGGCTGCCGCTCGGCGCCAAGCGCGGGTATCACATGCACTATGGCGCGCAGCCGGGCACGCGGCTGAATCATCCGGTCCTCGATGTCGAACGCGGCTACATGCTGGTGCCGATGACCAAAGGTATCCGGCTGACGACCGGCGCCGAAATCGCGCGGCACGACGCACCCAAGACGCCCATTCAGCTTGCTGCTGTCGAGCCCGTTGCCCGTACGCTGTTTCCGTTGGCCGGGCGTCTGGACGCCGAAGCGTGGATGGGCCGGCGCCCATGTACGGCCGACATGCTGCCGATCATCGGCCCGGCGCCCGATCACAAGGATTTGTGGTTCGCGTTTGGTCATGCGCATCACGGACTGACGCTGGGTCCGGTGACAGGACGGCTGATCGCGGAGATGATGGCGGGCGAGGACACCCTTGTCGATACGCGGCCGTTCAGGGTGGATCGCT comes from Trinickia violacea and encodes:
- a CDS encoding NAD(P)/FAD-dependent oxidoreductase, producing MKFDTVVLGAGIVGVCVAVHLQKRGYRVALVDRKPPGNETSLGNAGLIQREGVYPYAFPRELGTLMRYARNRSPDVRYHPNAMLKSAPFLWQYWRNSHPVKHAAIARSYSTLIRHCVSEHRVLAAAAGASELLRPIGWMKVFRTVAVRDSETQLAEQWHREYGVEYESLDAARLQQMEPDLDRSLIGALRYTASDSVSDPNALVTAYAKYFAQLGGLFFIGDANSLRDHWQVDTAAGTLTAASAVVALGPWSDQVSSRLGYRLPLGAKRGYHMHYGAQPGTRLNHPVLDVERGYMLVPMTKGIRLTTGAEIARHDAPKTPIQLAAVEPVARTLFPLAGRLDAEAWMGRRPCTADMLPIIGPAPDHKDLWFAFGHAHHGLTLGPVTGRLIAEMMAGEDTLVDTRPFRVDRFLPPLR